In the genome of Oncorhynchus clarkii lewisi isolate Uvic-CL-2024 chromosome 4, UVic_Ocla_1.0, whole genome shotgun sequence, one region contains:
- the LOC139407901 gene encoding uncharacterized protein translates to MGCWWCWLLVTLLWVSTITNPCLGQSGDSGDWGSGFDVSMTTLSTNNNTSSSQEPGDYPAGSETETRASWVKILPPKPVFHYNTEPDECSVHFSTSQASARRLNAQREELAYLKAIQHGNQAVVENLVQYIGAELGEEQRYEDVIEENIVGIREEQQSCNGVVQKVMEDLEGQLEGDVLEALTGIRKIKEESLAFEGLFQAAADIAMRLDTLSQTLHTSFTKQLKDSLKTLRR, encoded by the exons ATGGGGTGTTGGTGGTGCTGGCTACTGGTAACCTTGCTATGGGTTTCCACGATAACAAACCCATGCCTTGGCCAGAGTGGTGACAGTGGCGACTGGGGCTCTGGCTTCGATGTCTCCATGACGACCCTCAGCACCAACAACAACACGTCCTCCTCCCAGGAGCCAGGAGATTACCCTGCGGGGTCAGAAACAGAGACAAGAGCATCCTGGGTTAAAATACTTCCACCTAAGCCAGTGTTCCACTACAACACGGAGCCAGATGAGTGCTCCGTCCACTTCAG CACCAGTCAGGCTTCCGCCAGGCGCCTCAATGCCCAGAGAGAAGAGTTGGCCTACCTGAAGGCTATACAGCATGGGAACCAGGCGGTGGTGGAGAACCTAGTCCAGTACATAGGAGCAGAGCTGGGGGAGGAGCAGCGCTATGAGGACGTCATCGAGGAAAACATAGTGGGCATCAG GGAGGAGCAGCAGAGCTGTAACGGTGTAGTCCAGAAGGTGATGGAGGATCTGGAGGGACAGCTGGAAGGAGATGTACTGGAGGCTCTGACTGGGATACGGAA AATCAAAGAGGAGTCCCTGGCGTTCGAGGGCCTCTTCCAGGCAGCAGCAGACATCGCCATGAGGCTGGATACCTTGTCTCAGACCCTCCACACCTCCTTCACCAAACAGCTCAAAGACTCTCTCAAAACGTTACGTCGCTAA